The DNA segment AAAGTTCGGGTAATCAAAACGGCTACATTACCGCCATACATACCGGTACGCATCAGGTAAAATGGCGTTCGGCAGCACTGGTAAACAATGCCTCCACCTTTGTGCTGCGCAACGGCTACCTGATTTGCGGCTACGGTTTCACGGCCGAACCTGATTTTGTGTATGTGCTCAATGCCAGCTCCGGCGAAGCTGTGGCCTGTGTGCCGGTTAAATCAGGCCCGGAAACAATCTTCGAAAAAGGCAACAAGTTGTATGTGCGCACTTACAACACCGATTATGTGTTTGAAATGAAGTTGCCGAAGAAGAAATAACCCGGCGGTGAATGTGTACGTGTAACCCGGATATTACTTCGGGCGGCGTTTCTGTTGGGAAGACCGGCTCGCCGGCGGCTTTTTTTGAAACCTGCTTTTCCACCAGTAAATACCTCCCGCAACCAGCGAGGCCAAGGTAACGCCGCCCACCAGCAAACCATTTTCATAATCGGCAGCGATTTTCTTTACTTTACGGCGCAGCGATGATTTGCCTTTCGAATTCCACAGCCCGGTATGATAGCTGGCCAGCTCCGGCGGCAGTGAAACGGGCATAATACAAATCGGAATCACTTCAAGCATGTCCTGCTGTGCAAGTTCCATGGCCAGTTGAAATTCTTCATACACGGTGCGGCTGCTATGCACCGAGTGCGGCGAAATAACAAGCACTACCGCCTGCGACTCCTGCAGTTGTTCCATGCTCTTCCTTCGCCAACGGTCGCCGGGAAGAATTGCTTCGTAATCAATTAGCGGTATGCAGCCGCAATCGCGGATAAACTCGCAGATTTCGCGGGCCTGTGCCTGATCGCGGCGGTCGTAGCTGATGAAAATGCGTGCAGAAAACATAAATGATTGTGAATTAATCGGGCATCAGCACCCTCACTTGGGCAGGAGTTCAATAATCGTATTCACAAGTTCTTCGCGGTTTGCGGCAATCTGTTCGGCCTGTTGTTTACGCAGCAGCTCCAGCAAACGCGGTTTCGGATAGGCGCGTGTAAATTCGGGCAAATAGATCGCTGTGGCGTGTGCTCTACCGTTTACATAAATCACAAGCGGACTTTCCGAAAACACGTATTCATTGCCATACGGTTCAATGGCCGACGAATCAATGCCCACCACAAACACCAGCGGCGCATCATATCCAAGCGTAAAGCCGGTTTCAGTTTCAATATGCTTACGCTCGGCCGGAAGCAAACTGAAATTGCCCGAAGTCTGATACACCCTGCGCGATGCGCTGAACAGCGGTACACGATACATGTCTTTTTCTGTACGCAGCCGGCCCAACGATTTTACAAGCGGATATTTTTCGCGCAGTTCAAGCACACCCTTTCCGCTAAACTGTACAAACACAGTTTTCATTTCCGGCACACGCACCGATAAACTGATGTGCCCATCGCTGCGTGAAGGAGCAGAGCGGGCAAGCGTATTGTTTTGCTCATCTACCAGCGTGGCCGTAATGCCACTCAGGGGTGTACCGTTTTTATGCTGAACAACAATTGCGTTGTAATTCAGTTTGTGTGTGCGAAACGGACTGGTAAACTTCATAACCAGCAGCAACGTGATTGCAAGTAACACACACACAGAAATGGCCAGTAATAATATGAGCCAGCGTTTATTTATACGCGAAAGCGCATTGAGCAACTTCACCTGATTATGTGTGGACCAGTCGATAATATTAAAATGATCAAAGCCACCGCTCCCGATGCTTTTGTCGATGCGAACCGGGATAATGTGTTTATTCTTACTGCGGTGAAGTTGCAAGGCCTGCTCAAACTCAAACCGGATACGCCCGTTTTTAGTGAGCGATGTATCCGAAAGCAGCACCACAATCACATCAGCACTGTTCATTTCATTCGTAGTCCGGATCTGCCATTTTTCGCCGGGTTCAATGTTTCGCAAATCCTGAAACGGCTCATGCCCGTGCCCGTAGAGAAAATCAGCAATACGGTCGGCCGCGTCTTTGTCTTCGCGCGCATAACTGATAAACACGCGTTTCTTTCTGAGGTACATGCGGGGTGTGTATTTTCTCCGTAAAGGTGTGGAAGGTGTGGTGAACGGTTATCCGCAGATTTGGGGATATTGAAAAGAAGGTTATTTACAATACAACAAAAATGCTTAGCCAATTTGTTGTAATATGCATTAAAATACTAACTGAAATGAAAAGAAAAACCAAAACCAAATTCGCACCAATTCCCTGGTGCACGGCAAAACGATATGTAAAAAAGTGGCTTCAAGCAAATCCGATAGGTACTACCTGTTATGTCGAACTACCATATTCAGATATTACCAACCTGATTGAACGAAACGATTTAAGTAACGATTCCAATGCCGCAATCAGAATTTACTTAGGTATAAACGATGAAGGAAAACACACCACAGTACTTATTGCTGCACGCACGGCTAAAAATGGCACAGAAGAGGTTGGTAATGATGTGACGCAATACGGCGAAAACTTTGGCACACTTTGCCCTCCATATAATTTTCAGTCCGATGCCCAATCGCTTGCCTCAGTAGCCATGAACGAACTGATAAACCCGGATATCAATATTGACCCGCGTTGCGAAGAGGAAACAATAACTAAAAAAAAAGTTAGCAAAAAGAAATAACAAAAAGCCACCTGCACACTACATGCAGGTGGCTTTAAACTGCGCATTACTTATTATTTAACTCCTCAAGTTCCTGCTGCAGTTTAAGCAGTTCAATTTGTTTTTTGAGTCTTTCAGTCTCATCGGGATTAAGTTTGTCGTACAATCCGACTGCCGCATCGGCTGCTTTTCCCAAACTCTCAGCCGAAGGCGGCTCTCCGTTGATACTTATTTTGGTTAATGCGCCCGTAGTGGGATCAAACTTCACTTCGTATTTCGACTTAAAATGACCAGCTTTGATTGGAAGCTGGGCCACTACTCCGGCCTGCGCCATTAGCAATAAAGTATCTTTTATCACTGCATTTCCTTTCCTTATGGCCACACTTACCTCACCGGGTATATTGTAGTAAAAGCTACCTTGAGATTGACCGTTTTCAGAAGAACCATTTTTTAACTGAAATGGTTTCTTTGTAATACTTACTGCGTATTTTACACCTTCAGTTTTTGATCTGAAATCAGCAGGCAGGTCAACTGAATCTGATGATGCTTTTAATCCACTCTTTTTATCAAATGCAAAAAGTGTTTTTGTTTCACCGGGATTTGATAATACAAATTTCAGCTTAATTGTTCTGATGCGTTCTTTGCCTACAATCTGAACTTCAATATCCTGCATTTTCTTTGTAATTGCCTCATTCATGAGTTTGAAGGTCTCGGCTGTTAACGCAAACTTTGATTGGTTAGAAATAAGATCGACTTGATTATTCTTCAATCTTTCATATTCTTTTTGAAGCTCATCCACTTTGTTTTTTCTATTTAGGAAATCTTTGCCTTGCTCAGGTACAGAAGAAGTTGTATCTTTTTTTGATTGTGATTGTGATTGTGATCTTGAACGTGATATTATTTTTTCATCAACACCGCGTGCCATCCCACCCATCGATGGCAGTGGTAAAAACTTAGCCGCCAGTTCGGCGCCAAACTTGATTACCTCAGTAACTACTTCAACAGATTGATCCTTACTTTCTACTGTAGCAGCTGCAGGAATTCCGTTTCCGTTGCTCTCGTAGGTTAAATTAATTGTTCGCAATAAGCGTGGTTTTATTTCCACAAAATACCACTGGCTTTGATCGGCAACCGCCACATTAGCAATTGAAATATTCTCAATCTTAAAACTACTATCGCGTTTGTATTTCCAGCCAAACTGACTCGCAAATTCAGGATACGCAGCATCAATTCCCACATCCGTTCGGGACACAGTTACATTCACCACCACTTCATTCTTGGGCAAACAGTAATAAATTCCTTTTTTTACCGGAATATCTCCACCTGCCTCTTTGGTAACCGGTGGCACTGCGGCACAAGACCAGGCTAGTGTGATAAGCAGTATCATTACTGCGGTTAGTTCTTTTTTCATGTGAAGGAGTTTTTAGTTATGCCCGCAAGGTATTTCAAGCAATTACCTGTTTGCGGAGGCATTTCAAGCACAAACTCAACTACGTGATAAACAATATATTAAATGCGCCGCCCGTGAAAAACACCCTCCTCGGAAACAGTTCTACCCGGTGTGGTACACAGGTATAATTTCAATCAATAAGATGGCATGACTGTACAAGTGTCGTTCGTCCAAATTATATTAATACTCGTTACTATTTGTGAATTAAGTACAGGTAAAAGAGGAAAACTTACGCCTCCTCACAACCTTACTTTTCTCTTCCAAAACCCGGTATTAACTGCCCTTTTTTAAAGAGCTGATACGCTTTTTCTATCTCATCATTAGTTAGACTAATAAAATAATTCTCCTTACTGATTTTGACATTTTTACCTACACTCTTTAAATAATTTATATTAATTTTTTTAAGTAAATCATTTGCTATATCACTCACATTCTCGCATTGCTGTGCCTCCCATAGTATTGATTTAATGTAATGTGCCACAAATATGCGGGCCAATACTTCTGCATCTTTCTTTTTCCCTTTTTGCGTTAAACCATTCTTAGTTTCATTTTTATTTAAAAAATTCACAGAGTAAGGATCATGCTCACCAACAAAAAGTGGAGTAACAACATCGCGTAATAAATTTGAAGGGTTAAAGAAGCCCATTACCGGTAACCATTCAATCTTATTTTTTGATTTTTAACTTTTTCTAACTTCAGAAATCGTTCTCTTTTTTTCTTTTACAAACAAAATCATATGTTCGTTGTGCAACCACCAGGGAAGATAATGAATATGATGCTTAGCTTCTTTCAGGAGTTTAAGTGAATCTGCGTCTTGTGAGATTTTCCGAGTTTTCTCATCCTCACTTTTGCTAAACCTACTGAATGATAAATGCTTATAATCGGCTTGAATAATTACGAACTTTTTTTCAAGCAGAATTTGTTGCAAATTTTTATCATGAGGAATCAACATTGTTCCATTCTCAGTAATCGCAAATGCATAATCCCACTCCGAAGCATGTAAAATTACTGAAGCCAGTCGCTGTCTGAAAGCCAGCGATGTGGTGAGATATTCGGCCTGACTGAATTTAGCTCTATGTTTTAATTCCGGATCATTATTAATAATCTCATGGCTATAAAAATAATCGGCAATACTTAAATTGAAATATGAAAGTGCGTTAACAAGTTTGCTACTTACTTCAGGGCTTACTTCATTTATAAGTCGTAAAGCCATTGCCGCATACCTTTGACTGTAAACATGAGGGGATTTAGTGTTTTTTTTATTTCGATTTTTTTTCTTGTCTCTGTCAGTTTCGGCAAAGACATCAAATTTCTGAAGTTTATTTGTGAATAAAATGTGTTTAGCGTTGTAGTATTTCGGACGTGTTAAGCTTTGAGAAAGTAAATCCAAACTTATTGATACTTTGGGCTCTTTTTCCTCTGCCCGTTTTAATATTTTTTTGTTTATCTCTATCCATTCTTTCATCTTCCATACGTTCCTTCCATAGCCATATTCTTCAAGTCCTATTTTCTCCATTAAATCCACAAGCGTTTCTTCGAGAGGATACATATAACCTTTAATCTTCCCGTCATCTGATTCGTGAATCAGACGTCTTCTAAGATCCTGAAAACGTGAATAAAAAAGGGAAATACGATTGTTGTAGATTTGCCCCATACCCAATAATCCCTCCTTATTTCGTGTACAGATCAAAGCGAGATTAAACAGTATTTGATCACGGAAGTAGATAAGCAACTCCACTGAATCGGGCAAAATGGGAGATGAGCGTTTAAATATTAAGTCAGTCAATTCGTGCCGTGTAATGGGGCCGGGCTGATAAAATTCCTTAAACTGCTCATTTATCTTTTTATAAATCAAATGAAGGCGCCCTCCAATGTTTTGTGTACTGTTTGCCGGGTCAATTGGAATAAAATAAACTTCTTCGGCCTGAATTGCATCTTTTTCAATGGTTCCGGTAGTATTTGCCCCGGGAACGTTGAATTTCTGGCAAAGCTCGGTCTGCTTTTCTTCATAAGTTTTATTTCCCTGCAGATCAAAATAATAGATAATCAGCTTTGTTTTTCGTAAATGACTTTCTTTAACCTGTGGATATAATTCACTCAATATTCTGTTCAATTCAAGACTTTGCATACCAAAACCCAGAATAAGCAAATTAACCTGTTCACAAGCCTCTCTTCGCGTATCATCTTCTGTGGGCGTATCAATGATTGTTCCCGATAACAATTTCCTTAAAAAAGACTGTATCTGAAGCGGAACTTCATAATAGTCTTCACGAGTAAACCGAAGTGTACTTTTATGACTGAATGTTCCGTGAGGTTTAATATAAATCGGTCTTTTCAGCTTTCTCTTTTCAACCAGACTATTAAAGTTATCGGGGCATTCACCATCAGAAATTACACGAATAAAATTATCCTTCCCTGTTTCCTGTAGTATTGACTCATCTAATAATTCATCAAAATTGAAATTTATAATCACATCCAGAAAACGATGCCGGAACATATGGGCCAGCAATTCGTAATTAAGTGAAACGGCATGGCGATAACCGAAATGACGTATAATATCGTCATGAACATCAAATAACTGACTCAGGTAATACAGTTTGGTTTCGAAATCATTTTCATCAAGTTTATATACTGTACGAACATGCTCAAGTTCCCATTTCATCTGCTTTCTGATTGCTTTTCCTGCTTCAGAATCATCAGCCAGATTCAGATACTTTTTTTCAATTTCCGCAGCAGCTTCTCCGGCCAGATATAGCCCCACTGCTTCTTTTGATGCACCAGCACCAATGATAGCAATAAACCGTTCGCCCCTGAATGCCTGATGTTCAGATACATTATTAGGCAGCTTATTGTTAAGCACCCTGTAGCGTTCTTCATTTCCTGAATTTCGGGGCAAAGAAGCATTAATCCAATTTACAGCAAGCTTGTAAGCCAAACTGTTCAACACAGCTTCTACCGGATCATTTTTACCTGATGAAAATGTAGCATTCATAAGAATTGTTTTTAACTAATCTTGAAATTTTATATCATAAATACAATAAAAAAATCCGGGAATTGCGTAAAATCCTCAGAACTGAGGATGCCCCTTTTCTCATCAGTAACGAATAAGCTTGATGGTTCAAATCCAATACAAAAATACAGAGCGTATGATATATCAATTATTCAATCACTAAGCCATTGAAAAAAGAGTTAATTGAACGCAAATAAAAGACACTTCCAATACGGATAATATTATAATCGAAACTAAAAAGGAATTGAAGTGAATAAAATCATGATAATAAGGGATAACGAATAGTCAAATCTGTGGAGGCTTTTAATGCATATAAATACAATTTTTGAATAAAAATAAACACATGGAACAGAAATACGACATCGCCATTTCATTTGATGAAAGTCAAACCTATATTGCAGAAATAATTGATAGTCTTTGCAGATGCTTAGAAATCAATTGTTATTACTATAAAGAAAAGAGAACGAGGGGTGTTGGCGAAAGTCTTTCGCAGGACCTGCAACGAATTTATAAATATCACTCAGACAAATTCATTGTGATTATCTCTGATCACTATTTTTCAAAACAATACTGCCGGTTAGAATGGCAATGTATTAAAGAAAAGATAGATCTGTGTAAGAATGAATTAATTCTTGTTGCAGTTAATTCAAACCTTAAAAAAATCATAGAAGAAGAAATGGGAGATCTAAAATACTTGTTGTGGCCGGAAAATATAAAAGAAATATTTGATTTAATAAAAAAGATAAAAAGAAATATAAATAGTACAGAGAGCGATAGTCTTGATAGTAATAATGGAAATATAATAAATAATATTAAAGATAATACTGCCAATGGTGGCAATCAAACTATCATTGGTTATATAAAAAATCAGAATAATAAGAAATAGTATTATGAGTGATCCGAAAGATAACGAGCAAAAAGCCGAGACCTCTGAGAACTCAACAAACGAGGAAACTAAGCATGTTGAAAATCCTATTAATCAAGAAGATGATTCAGATGTTAAGGCCGAAATAAACAAACAAGATATCAGCGAATATAATACAGAGATAAAAAACAACTATTCAAAAAAACAGGAAATTTACGGATATGTAGGTAACCAAAACAATTACTATGAATCAGGAAGAAAAGTCGATTCCAAACATATCGACATTTCTTTAGATGAACGAGATATCAATTCCCTCGAACTATACGCCTTTGGTACAAATTTCGATGAAGCATCTAACAAAATAAAACGCGAATCAGCACTTATCATTGATTGTATAAGTGATATGATGTCCTATTCAATAAGTTTATTTTTATTTAAAGAATATACAGACTATCTGAATAAATGTATCCGGCTAAAAAACGAACCGAGATCTTTAGATCAACTAAAAGAAGATATTGAAACTGTAGCAAAGGAAAACAAGGCAAAATTAATACTTGTTCAAATAAAAAGATCTGAAATTTGGTCACAGTTTTTTTCAACGGTTAACACACAAGGCGGAATTGATGAACTGAGTAAATATTGTCGTACGAAGCAAGTTATTGTAATTATTAATACATATTCCTACCGATTAAGAGAAAATGAATATGTAAAAATATTCGAGGAATGCCCGTATTATTGGAGAGCAAATCCAATACGTAGCCGGTTAAATGAATATTACAAAACAGAATACCGGGACAATAATGACCTGATCAACGTTATTTGTGAGCGTATTGATGAGTATAAGAAAAATGAAAAAACGCAAGAAGAAAAATATATATTACTCAATCAAATACTTAATGAAACTGAATCAATAATTGAAATCAATACCTTAGTAAATAGTATTACTGAACTTCTCGAAAGGGAAATAGGAAAAGGAATTGACCGCATTGAACTTAATTTACTAGAGCAGAATGCTGTAAGAACCTTAATTTATGTAATTAAACTCTTTGGAAGCATAAGATATTACGATTGCGACAGATTATTGAAATTACTACTTAGTGAAAAGAATGACAGCAAGGAATATAAACTTTGGCAAATTCAATGTGATTCACTGGTAAAGAGATGCGGCCTTTCGGTAATAAAGAATGAAGCTGAAAAGAGTACGTTTCTTGAAATAATTAACCGGCAGAAGTTCAATACACTCTCTCGATTGCTTGAGGAAAATTATCCGGCATTTATCAGTCAGAAAAATTTCCAGTTATTTCAAACGGTGGAATGGATGAAGGTTATCTCCAGCAACATGGCCGATACATTAGCTGATTCATTTTCTTCATCGCTAACCGAATTGGATAATGCAGATCAGATAGAACTACTATTAAAGTGGGTAAATGCATCTGAAAAGCAAAGAATGGAAATTGCCCAGAAAGAAAGAGCACAGGAAATTATCAGAAAAATAATCTGCAATGTTCTGGAAAAATCAGAAACTGATTATGTAATTGATAATGTGCTAAGATACTTCCCTGAAGACACATCGGGGTGGCTGTATTTTATATATGTATTTCATTCGCTCTGCGAAATTGATCGCTTTAACCGTTATGAATACTTTGTTTACTGCATTACACATGAAAATAGCATTGTAAGAGATTATACCATGCACATGATAGTTGAACTTCAACGAAAAAAAAAGTTGGATATTATTAAAATTATTGCCGCAAATAAAAAGTCAACACCCTTGCTTAATAAGGACGAATATCATGACAAAGAATACATACTGATAAATTTCATAACCCATCTACTTCCTTCACAGCGTGATCTCGAGCAGACCGAAAAGAGCAAATGGCCTTCGGCATTTATGATCTTTTCTTTTTTAGACAAGATTAGTGAAAGTAAAGATAGCGAATACCCGGATACAGTTCGAAATAAATTAAAGAGTTATGCCACAGACCTTATTGATTTGCTATTAAATCCCAATCTAAGTAAACTGCCTCGGTCCGATAACTATAACCAACAACTATACATTCTTAGTCGGCAACTTCTAAATAGAAAAAGTCATTCGTTTCTGTTCAACCTATACGCCAAAGATAAAAAAGTCTGCTCATTAATCAATATTTTCTTTAACTCAAATATACCTGAATTTGCAAAGTATCAGCGAGAGCATGAGGTAGTAAAACAAATTGAGCAGCATATTGCCATTGAAAATTTTATAAACGAAGAAAGCGAATCAGAAGGGCAAGAGGTGAAACCTAATATCAGGGTTAGCAAATCAACAATAAAGAAAATTGACCAAACGGTATATCAGCAGCAAATAATAACATTAGCTGATAATATACACGACTTGCTTGAGCATATTGAAATGGCCGAAAACTTGGCTGTTCTTATTAGTATTCTTAAAATTTCTGTCGTAGAAAATAGCTGCTACGCAGCAGAAATCATGTATGATGAGTTAATGAGATCAGCTGTAAATTACTTAAAAAAGAACAAGAACCTGCGAACGCGAATTTTATGGCACTGGTATAACTGTTCATCAATGAACATCAGTAAATATCCGTTTACACCAGCAGATTTCAGACAAATTCGCCTTGAATTCATACAACGAAGCAAAATGGAAACTGACTAAAACAGGCAAGAAATGGATACTCAAAATACTAATACTCAAGGTGAGCAAAAGGAAGTAACCGGAAATGCACCCGTAGCAGAAAAAACAGGGTCGGAAAACACCAAATCACAAACCACAGTTAATGAACGAACTGGTGAAACGAATTTGCGTTCAATTATTGCTGCAGTAGATAACTCACCTCCGGCAGTAAAAGATGTGGATGAAAGTCTGATTTACATTGATATGAAAAAAAATACCAGTTTCAGTCGTCCATGGAACTGGTTGCTAAAAGAGTACAGAATCTTCTGGACCAAGTGTAATAAAATTATCACTCTTCGGTATTTCGATTGCTATGTAGATGATATTAAGTCGGGCCAACGACTTAAAATCGACATTCTTTGCAATGTTGAACTTATCAAAGGGAGTGAGTATAAAGCTGTAATGCTTTTTTACAGAGACACGAACCTTGATGATGCTTTCAGAAATCAACTCAGCAGTTGGGTGAAACAGTCGGCATCGAGAAAAGAAAATATTGTAAGTCAGTTTTTTATTCATGAAAGTGAATTAAACAAAGATGTGTGCGAACAGGCTGAGCGAAACGGATTTAAAATCGAACTACGCTTATCGCCTTTTGTTGATGAAAAAATAGACCAAGATTACGCACTTGTGAAGCATACAGTTACCTGTCAGATTAAAAACTGGGAAATCAAGCTTCAGTGCACGCTTGTCATGAGTTTGTATGATAAACGCAAATTCAACATGACTTCTATCGACAACCTTAGTAACTGGATGAAAGAGAAGATTGAAAAGGTTGTACAGGTAGTAATGATCGACAAAACAATTGCTCAGGTATTACAGGGAGAACCATCTTATGAAATACAAAAAAAGCTTGAATCTGAAGCATCCGAAATAGGTTTTAGGGTAAAACAGCTTATTTCTATTCCTCTGCTCAATGAAATTGAGCTACTGAATCAATTCACGCTGGATACTGAAAAAATAATTAATCCGCAATCAGAAGAAGATCTTGAACACTGCACTTATTACACCACACTGGATATACGCGTTCCAATAAGAATGAATATTACAGTAAAGGGTTATATCAGTTCGTTTAGCGGTTATGTCGAAAAATACCTTCGACCTGGTATTATACTTTTGGAAAAAATGCGGGAAGAGATTGTTGAAGAAGCCCGTTTATATGCGCTAACTATTTCACCCGACCAGTTTTATCTTCACTTTAATTCTGAGTATAAAGGGTCGCCATCTGTTGAGTCGGCATTAAGTGCCAAAATCAGAAGTTTACTGGAAAGAAAATTTAATGTGGTTACTCCAATTATTCATATCACACCTCTTGATACAGAACTTACTGAACGTTTCAGATATCTTGCTGGAGAAAATGGAATTTTTGTCTATAAAAACATTGCTGAACGCATTCATTACACCATACAATATGCGGTTACAGGTATTGCCAAAGAAGGATGGTACACGTTCAAGTCAAAAATTTATCATGATTCGTCTGATGAAAATATGGATATGGGCATAATCGTACAAAAACGAAAAGCATTACTAAGAGAACAGGCGGATGCTGAACGACACTCTATCAGTTTAACTCTTACTCATCATTTCAACAGTTTGTTCGATATTCAGTCCAAATATGATAACGAGGATCCAAGAAGTGTTGTTACGCTGAAGGAGATAACTTCATTTTTTAGTACTGCAGCAGAAAAGATAATAGATTCACATGGTGTAACCATAAAGCTGGTTTCTGTAGCCCGAAATTCAATTAAAGCAGACGAAGAGTATAAAGCGAAAGTCAACAATCAAAATAAATTAGATTCCCCAAAATGAAATCCACACTAAAAGCGAGAATCAACAATAAACATGCGCCGGTACTACCCATTCCGCTTCTAGATCTATTAAAATTAGCACCCGTTGTTTTATTACGCGAGCATATCTGCCCGCTTAAGCCAATTTTAAATATAAGTAATAAGAAAACCAAATTGGATATTGTAATAGTCCCAGAAATAAAAAAAATAGTTCCACCTCTCAATATGGCGATTCGAGAGATAAAACAGCCATTACCACCGAATACAAAATTACCAGAAATCATAATCCCGAAAATAACTAAGTAAAACTATACGCCACCAATAAAATAAAAGCAATGAAACGAATACTACTTTTTCTTTCAAAAACAGATATGGATGTCTTGCGGCAATGCCCGGGAAGCGCATATAACAATCAACTGAGTTTAGGCATATTCGTGCTACTGACCGGGGTTTTTGCCTTCCTTTCAGGAAGCTATGCGGCCTCTATGCTATTTATCAAGACAGATGGCGCTGGTGAAGAAATCCCACTTGATACTATTGAAATATTATATTCAGGGATTATTGGTTTTCTTTATGCCTGTATTATTATTGCTATTGACCGGGAAATTGTATCATCAACAAAAAACTCAGCTACATATTTGAGAATTCCACTCGCTATTAGTATTGGAATAATTCTTTCTATACCTATAGAAATGAAGCTGATGGAGCAAAAAATAGATCAGCAGCTGCAAATAATGCATGTTGAATTATACAAAAAAAGGGTTGCAGCAAGAAGTGAAATAGAAAAGAATAAATATGCTGCATCACTTGATAGTCTAAGCAAAAAAGTTGAAGCATATTCTAAACAACTAAATGTCCTTAACGAAAGAAGCC comes from the Bacteroidota bacterium genome and includes:
- a CDS encoding DUF4831 family protein, coding for MKKELTAVMILLITLAWSCAAVPPVTKEAGGDIPVKKGIYYCLPKNEVVVNVTVSRTDVGIDAAYPEFASQFGWKYKRDSSFKIENISIANVAVADQSQWYFVEIKPRLLRTINLTYESNGNGIPAAATVESKDQSVEVVTEVIKFGAELAAKFLPLPSMGGMARGVDEKIISRSRSQSQSQSKKDTTSSVPEQGKDFLNRKNKVDELQKEYERLKNNQVDLISNQSKFALTAETFKLMNEAITKKMQDIEVQIVGKERIRTIKLKFVLSNPGETKTLFAFDKKSGLKASSDSVDLPADFRSKTEGVKYAVSITKKPFQLKNGSSENGQSQGSFYYNIPGEVSVAIRKGNAVIKDTLLLMAQAGVVAQLPIKAGHFKSKYEVKFDPTTGALTKISINGEPPSAESLGKAADAAVGLYDKLNPDETERLKKQIELLKLQQELEELNNK
- a CDS encoding SIR2 family protein, with the translated sequence MNATFSSGKNDPVEAVLNSLAYKLAVNWINASLPRNSGNEERYRVLNNKLPNNVSEHQAFRGERFIAIIGAGASKEAVGLYLAGEAAAEIEKKYLNLADDSEAGKAIRKQMKWELEHVRTVYKLDENDFETKLYYLSQLFDVHDDIIRHFGYRHAVSLNYELLAHMFRHRFLDVIINFNFDELLDESILQETGKDNFIRVISDGECPDNFNSLVEKRKLKRPIYIKPHGTFSHKSTLRFTREDYYEVPLQIQSFLRKLLSGTIIDTPTEDDTRREACEQVNLLILGFGMQSLELNRILSELYPQVKESHLRKTKLIIYYFDLQGNKTYEEKQTELCQKFNVPGANTTGTIEKDAIQAEEVYFIPIDPANSTQNIGGRLHLIYKKINEQFKEFYQPGPITRHELTDLIFKRSSPILPDSVELLIYFRDQILFNLALICTRNKEGLLGMGQIYNNRISLFYSRFQDLRRRLIHESDDGKIKGYMYPLEETLVDLMEKIGLEEYGYGRNVWKMKEWIEINKKILKRAEEKEPKVSISLDLLSQSLTRPKYYNAKHILFTNKLQKFDVFAETDRDKKKNRNKKNTKSPHVYSQRYAAMALRLINEVSPEVSSKLVNALSYFNLSIADYFYSHEIINNDPELKHRAKFSQAEYLTTSLAFRQRLASVILHASEWDYAFAITENGTMLIPHDKNLQQILLEKKFVIIQADYKHLSFSRFSKSEDEKTRKISQDADSLKLLKEAKHHIHYLPWWLHNEHMILFVKEKKRTISEVRKS
- a CDS encoding toll/interleukin-1 receptor domain-containing protein; its protein translation is MEQKYDIAISFDESQTYIAEIIDSLCRCLEINCYYYKEKRTRGVGESLSQDLQRIYKYHSDKFIVIISDHYFSKQYCRLEWQCIKEKIDLCKNELILVAVNSNLKKIIEEEMGDLKYLLWPENIKEIFDLIKKIKRNINSTESDSLDSNNGNIINNIKDNTANGGNQTIIGYIKNQNNKK
- a CDS encoding DUF4407 domain-containing protein gives rise to the protein MKRILLFLSKTDMDVLRQCPGSAYNNQLSLGIFVLLTGVFAFLSGSYAASMLFIKTDGAGEEIPLDTIEILYSGIIGFLYACIIIAIDREIVSSTKNSATYLRIPLAISIGIILSIPIEMKLMEQKIDQQLQIMHVELYKKRVAARSEIEKNKYAASLDSLSKKVEAYSKQLNVLNERSHDEEIGKLSERSSGKAGRGPVFNKLEEQTLRIQAEYKKALLEYENVKLKEDSVINEAVNMAKADSVIKAVDFVSRYQAMKESISQDKSGNMETMNLGLKILFIFIELIPALMKLFNSTDEYQTLIETRRRLNLQMAHSITRDGMEKMDRTNGNTNLLEKYWEKILNAIEK
- a CDS encoding toll/interleukin-1 receptor domain-containing protein; protein product: MYLRKKRVFISYAREDKDAADRIADFLYGHGHEPFQDLRNIEPGEKWQIRTTNEMNSADVIVVLLSDTSLTKNGRIRFEFEQALQLHRSKNKHIIPVRIDKSIGSGGFDHFNIIDWSTHNQVKLLNALSRINKRWLILLLAISVCVLLAITLLLVMKFTSPFRTHKLNYNAIVVQHKNGTPLSGITATLVDEQNNTLARSAPSRSDGHISLSVRVPEMKTVFVQFSGKGVLELREKYPLVKSLGRLRTEKDMYRVPLFSASRRVYQTSGNFSLLPAERKHIETETGFTLGYDAPLVFVVGIDSSAIEPYGNEYVFSESPLVIYVNGRAHATAIYLPEFTRAYPKPRLLELLRKQQAEQIAANREELVNTIIELLPK
- a CDS encoding toll/interleukin-1 receptor domain-containing protein, which translates into the protein MFSARIFISYDRRDQAQAREICEFIRDCGCIPLIDYEAILPGDRWRRKSMEQLQESQAVVLVISPHSVHSSRTVYEEFQLAMELAQQDMLEVIPICIMPVSLPPELASYHTGLWNSKGKSSLRRKVKKIAADYENGLLVGGVTLASLVAGGIYWWKSRFQKKPPASRSSQQKRRPK